ATTCCGGATCTTTTGCCGTTGTGGTAacgtcttctattttttttcttaaacctTTGAAAACTTTAGCATATGTAATTTTTAAAGCTATTATTGCTTAACTCATTAATTTCGACTTTTCTGACAGTTTTATCTGCGGTAGGCGGGATAAAGGAGGCTACAGACGCCATGACCGAAGGTAACAGCGAAACCTTGCATGTCTTTTGTCATTCAAAGGTTCACGCGTGTTGCTTTGGTGGATTTCTCTCTTTTTGACTTTGACCACAGCAAACATAGACACGTAGACCGCTAACGCTAGTGATGTTCCATCTGTTGACTTCCCGGACCATAAAAAGCCATGGCGTTCTTCTCGCCGTTCGAGAAGAACGGTACGCATATCACATTCATTTCCCATTAAAAGTCTTCATGCGTACTTAATAGTCTGTGGAAGTGCTCATAAATCCATGTTCTCTCTCTTTGATCTTTCCATCGCCAGCTAACTTGTTTTTTCGTTTTTGGCCGACAAGAACGTACCTGCCTGTTTTTTTTATTGCACCTCATTGGTAGTATAACAATCAAAATATCTACTggttattattataaaataaaaataaaaaaatcactaTATTATTACTGAATAGTTCTTAATCTAGTTTACTAATTTCCTGTTTGTTGTTTAAACCACATGCTAATCCCTCTGATGGGTAGGCCCAACCTGTATCTAATGGGGATCCACATCCACAAGAGACAGGAGCTTGTGGTTCCTTTGGTGCCTGGCATTTGCTACCAAGACACGCATGCACGCACGCACGCCTATATCCGCTGTAGGCCCAGTTTCTGTAAAGCATTATTTAATTGAAATAACTCTTTCCCTTCTGTTTCTGGTTTGATAATGGTCTATAATAGTTTAATGATGTTCTATGACAAAACTAGAGACGCCCCTTTATGTTGATAGAGGTGCATGGTTCAAATTTCATTCGATGCTTATCGACCACTTACAATGCACcaagatgcatgagatatatgcAATTCTATTGCAACTTTACCGAGATCCACTTAATTGCTCTTATTTATAGTTGTAATTTGTCCTGCAGGATGTTTCAACTCATCCTCTTTGAGACTAGACTAATGAGCTCATTTGCCTTCCTATGTTCAGATAGAATCGTCCTGATATCAGTCATCATCCTGGTCTGTCTATTCCTAGTTCAGAGGTTCGGAACTGATAAGGTGGGTTACTCCTTTGCTCCCATCATCACCGTGTGGTTCCTCCTCATTGCCATCATAGGCGTCTTCAACTTCGTCAAGTATGATCCATGGGTGGTCAAGGCCATCAACCCCAAGTACATCATCGATTACTTCAAAAGAAATGGGAAAACAGCCTGGATTTCTCTAGGTGGCGTCGTTCTTTGCATCACAGGTATCGAAAGCTTATTTCAATCGAGCTCTAGTTATAAATGGGTATTGCACTTATGGTATTCTATTTGTGGACAAATATTTCCATGAAGTATTTCATTTTCATGGTTTTTTTGCTAATGATAAAATAGTATGGAAACAGGTGTGGAAGCATTATTTGCAGACGTGGGACACTTCACAGTCCGTTCTGTTCAAATAAGCATGTGTTCGGTGGCTTTCCCATCCCTTGTCTTAGCATACACTGGTCAAGCCTCCTACCTACGCAAGCATATGGAAGACGTTAGCGACACCTTCTACAAGTCAATACCTGGTAAATATCATAAATatatactatatcaagtcaaaattgatcttgatcCACAAACTAATCAAAAAATTTTCAGGTATTAAGAAATAAGTCATAACATCTACTAATTTAATTTAGAGAACTTCTATGTTTAACAAGTCAACGGTGTGATATGATGTTGGTGGTGGTATTGATTATGCTATTGATATTGTTTCTCTCTCCCATACTTACTTTCATCTAAATAAGATCAAAGTCCACAATCTCGATACTGGATACCATATTGGTACCTTATCGGTTCTGTTTGGTACTgtatggtatggtatgataTATTTGTACACTGAAATGGCCCTCGATATAGATTGGTGCACTTCGGTATGGATTGATACATGCCTCGGTACACCTCGATATGGGACTTGTACGATTCGAAATTAAATTTTATACCGATTTTCTTTCGGTATAGTACAGTGCACTCCATACTGGACAGTACGGAGCGATGCAGTAGATCATGAACAAGATGTATAAATATTTGTCTTAGATTCtttgttatttttattcttaaatattatattttggaCTACAAATGTTTCATAGCCTGAATACTTTGGAACGACAACCATGTGCCTATGATTACAAAAGCTTCAAGAGTTTGCGACGTTTATTAATTTTATGGGTGGTGATCAATTTGTGTTTAGGTGGACTCTACTGGCCTATGTTTGTGGTGGCAATCCTAGCTGCTGTCATCGCCAGCCAGGCTATGATCTCCGGCACCTTCTCTATCATCCAACAATCCCTCTCACTTGGCTGCTTTCCACGTGTGAAAGTAGTCCACACCTCAGCTAAGCACGAGGGGCAGGTGTACATCCCTgaaataaactatattctcatgcTTGCATGCGTTGCAGTGACCGCCAGCTTCAAAACCACTGAAAAGATCGGCAATGCCTATGGTATAActcatcttcctcttccaaatcaTAAACATCTGCATTTATTGTTCCTTTTATTacttatcttttccattatacaAAGAGAACTTACTCATCTCTGTTTTTCTCCTTGTTAGTGTGTTTCCAATTTTTATCCAACACATTTTATACGCATAGTAACGATGTTGATCCATTGGGGAAAAAAAGGTTTTTGAAAAATTCTTGAGATTTTCCTTGATCCCATAATTTTCTCAATTATTTCTGCTCAACAAATTAATCAAGACTTGTTTAGTTGAAAGTGTTGATGTATTATCCATGACTAATTCAAAAAACCTTTacgaagtttttttttcttttcggtaGTGGTCTTATATGTtagtttttatttgatttttctgaaCAATTGGtgatttctttgtttctttttcttgaatctTTACCTCAAGCCAAATTGTCCTTAAAAACCAGACTAGTAATTTTGTTTTTCCTCAGAATTTAATAGTTAATAAACGAAGTCCTTATTGGCCTTAGAAGAATATTGATAGTACCCTCAAATAAACTTGAAATCATATCCAACTTCTTTGGTTTAATATTTAGGCATTTGATTGACTAGATTTTTACATCTTAATATCTTGATGCTGAACTCTTTTTGCTACATGACATGCAGGAATTGCTGTTGTCTTCGTCATGACCCTTACTTCAGCTCTGCTAACACTCATCATGATAATGATTTGGAAGACTCACATCATCCTCATAATTCTATACATAATTGTGATAGGATCGGTTGAGCTCGTCTACTTGAGTTCGGTGCTATACAAATTCGATCAAGGTGGTTACCTGCCATTGGCCTTCGCTGCCTTCTTAATCACAACAATGCTCGTGTGGAACTACGTCTACCGGAAAAGATACATGTATGAATTATCTCACAAGGTTCCGAGCGAGAAGGTGGAGGAGATAGTTTTGAATTCTGGTGTTCGGCGCATCCCGGGAATTGCCTTCTTCTACTCAGAGCTTGTGCAAGGGGTTCCTCCAATATTTGAGCATTATGTTGCAAATGTGCCGGCTTTGCACTCTGTTCTTGTCTTTGTTTCCATTAAGTCACTACCGATCAGCCGAGTTCCGGCGGAGGAGCGATTTTTATTCCGTCGAATGGGGTCTCATGATTGCTACGTGTTTCGGTGTGTTGCGAGGTATGGCTACAAGGATGCAAGAAGCGAACAAGAGCCCTTTGATGCAACGCTGGTGCAGAGGTTGAAGGAGTTCATGGAGGAATCATGGAAGGCAAGGATACTTGGGAATGGTAGTGATGAAGGTGCAGCAAGAGTGGTGGATGGTGGTGAGAAGAGGGAGACGGAGGAAGTATTGCTGGGTAGGGAGTTGGAACTGGTGGAGAGGGAATGGAGGCATGGAGTCGTCCATTTGTTAGGAGAGAACGAGGTGGTTGCTGCAAAGGGGGCTGGCTTGTGGAAGAGGTTTGTGATAGACTATGCTTATGGCATCTTGAAAAGAAATATAAGGCAGCAAAATGAAGTGTTTACTATTCCTAGGGGGCAGCTACTGAAGGTTGGAATGACCATCGAGCTCTAAAGAGAGGAGTTTTAGATGGAATGTTATATAACAAGTACCCACCCCCATCTCAatgtcttttttctttttttctttttcttttcttatcaaGGTTAAGTTTTATATCGCAATCCTTGTATTTCAAATAGCAATCTTAGTGATGGTTACTTTCTTTATTGCAATATTTTCTATGTTCACTATAATTTGTAAACCAAAACAGGTAGAatcttacctttttcttttgtctcAGAGAAGCCATGTAATCACTAGTTGGAGTACGTGTTGCTTATCATAACAACTTGTGATACATAGATTGTATCACAGTTCGCTGGCTAAATAGATGGTCTTTTTTAGAACTAGTGTTCTTTAACATAGGTGGAGATATATCTGAAAGCATGCCCTCAATCTAAAATTTTGATGCTGTTAATTTTAGTAGAAACAAGAAAGCTGCATTGTTGTTGTGGGAAAGGTTATCATACGAAGGTTAAACTCTCGATGTGTTGGAAGCTTTCTAGAGGATGCTCAAGTCTTTGGAAAGATGTTGTAAACTATATTTTTGCTTTCTGGAATAGAGTCCAGCTCCAAATTGGAAATGGTTATGTGATGTGTCCCTCCATTTGGAAATGGTTATGTGATGTATTCCCCTCTCTCTATGCATGTAGCTCAAGTAAGAATGGTATAGTGGCAGATTTTTTTCAATTTGAGAACTATTTTTTGGAGAATCATGTTACCATCTCGCATGATGGTGTAGATCAAATCCCAACACAATCACCTCTCAGCTTTACTTGCCCTAGTCACTCTTAATAGAGAGGAGGGTCAGATTGTATGGCAGTTAAGTAGCAAGGGGAGTTTCACAACTGCCTCCTTATGGTGGTTTCTCAACATTAGGGGGATCAAGTATGGTTTGCTTCTCCACTTTGGGGTCTTTGTCTGCCACTGAAAttaaaatgccttctttggccatgctgaaagaaaaagttaaaCACTCTGATGCTCTTTGTAGGAAGCTTAAGAAAAATCTTGGTGGATGCATCTTATATCAACAATCCTCTGAAATGGTGAACCATCTCTTTGTTGATTGTGTTGTCTTCACCTTATTATGGAAAACAGTCTGCTCTCTGCTTAGTATTCTATACTCTCACTCTTCATTTGAAGGTTTATGCTTGATCGGAGAAGAAGGAATTTTGAGAAACCTACTCAGCCGTTTACCATCATCATGTTAATTTCAGCTATGGCTTGACCAACTTGGAAAAAACTGAATGCCTGAATCTATTCGAACAAATAATCTTCTATTTAATCTATTGCAGCTGTTGGTTTTCAATTATTCAACAACTGGTCTATACTCTGTAGCAGCAAGACCTGGTCTTTTTCTGcaaatttctttcattttttttctgaatttcaAAGAGGACTCcaactttctctctcctttccatTTAATAAGCATAGATATCTAGATATTGAGATTGGATTAATTTAGCCACATGTTATTATCTCTTGAATTGCGGGTCTATAAAGATATTAAAGAGGTAACTGTGGAGTTGCGATaagatgaagagaagaaagcaAGAAATATTTAACTCCATGTCAAACCTGTATTTTGTATTTGAGATTATTtaagaatttaaattttttattcagtgatatatttcaaatattttaaCTTGTAATATTTTGGGcaaaaacatataaaaaattcaaaCGGTGATATTTTGAGAGATGAACGCAAGGGGTTTGAGTTTTTTGACCTATGAATTTGTTTAGCAAGGATATCctaaaaatagctaaaaatctcaaaagaaaatttttaaatgaGGACATTTGAATAATGAAAGTCTTCATATAATTATTTTCATGCTATATAATTTTTAAGATTCTGGCTACTCTTATAAAAGAATCATTACAGCTActcttgtttatttatttatttatgggagaaaaaagaaaaacctacTTAATACCATAATAAGCTATATCCAAGCATTTGAACGATGCACCACCTGCGAGTCAAATCCAAAATGTTTGCTTGGTGAAGGCAACGCATCAAAGCATGCATGATAAAACCAAAAACTAGGTCGATATATGCACCCATTCCTTCAATGTCATATTAGTATCATTCTCCAAATTATAAGAAAACTCTGAAATATTGACTCTCTAAATCATTCTCAAGGAACCAATTTGATTAAATGTGATACATTTTTTTGGATAAAGATTGATAGATTACTAATCTTCTTAATTTACTTTTTTGGTCATTATTTTGTTTTGATCATTAACCTGTTGTTCCTCAAAGGGCCATTTATGTGCCCAAAACTAGTCCAAGTTATGTGAGAGCCTACTCACCTTCCACCAACTTTCCTGCCATTACGGTTTTCCTTGTTTCACTCGAACTATATCACCAACAGGTCGCAATCTCAACCGTGGATCACCGGTGGGCCCCACCATccaaatttttatatataaaggGTCGATCACCGGAAGGGGAGGCCAAACGAATTACTACACCTAAAGCCACTCCCGCTCTCCTGTTCCCCTCGGAAAGGAGGGTttcgaggagagagagagagagagagagagagagagagagagagaggtataaaagattaaaaatcCTAGCCCCCGTTCTCAGAAATTTTCCCCTCTTCTATTCTTGAACTAAAAGATCGTAAAATGACTAGAATAATAGATCGAATGCTAGCTTTCTACCATGCGCCGCTCTGATATAATTTTCTTGTGTGTTAGTTCGTTGATTAATCGTCATATGCTTAGTTCCAGATGCCTGCTTCCTTTTTTTCGTAATTCTACTCGAGAATTAgggtttttttctttcttttttgttgctaTGATCACTCTGTTGAGATGTtagttgtgatttttttttaatcattttttcgTTCACTTTTTGAATCTTGGACGTTGGGATAGGGGTTGTTCCAGATTTTTGAATCTTGATTATTGTAAGGTATGTAGATAAAGATGTGTTTTTTGGGCAATGCAGCATGGTTAAGGGTTTTCCATGGTAATCTTTATGGATAAACCATTGGGTCTCTTGGAATCTGATCCTGACCCACTGCTTTTTGTTTATAAGATTTTGTGTATTAAGTCTTTTGATAGCTTTTTTACTTatatcttttttgaaaaaaaatactatGACTTGTTGTGAAGTTTGAGGTGTTGCAAGATGAGCATCAGGAAGATTGCGTTTGAGGAAGGATGGCAGCACCTGGAAGAGGGGATTGCGAAGCTCACGAAGATATTGGAGGGACATGATAGCAGAAGCATACTAACAGCATCTGAAGTTATACATTTTTATGAGTATATTGTCTTCCCTTAAAGAaattagctttttttttcttttatggtTTGAAGTTTTTGATTGTAAGATAGACAAGAAGTGCAACTAATCATGTAAAACATATGACACCTTCTCCAGTTGTGTCTACATGCTGTGCGTGCAGAGGCCCGAACCCTGCCAAGAAGTTTATTGTAGGTTCAAGATGTCATTGGACCGAGCTATCTCATCGTTGGTAAGATTGAATTTAATGTTTATTCATATGCTTAGTATGAGATGTGATGTAAGGTGAAAGGTGCACTTGGGGTTCTTAGATTTTCCAAGGTAGATTTCAGTTTATTCATTGCATTTTGTGGTTACAGATGA
The Phoenix dactylifera cultivar Barhee BC4 chromosome 3, palm_55x_up_171113_PBpolish2nd_filt_p, whole genome shotgun sequence DNA segment above includes these coding regions:
- the LOC103716059 gene encoding potassium transporter 5-like; its protein translation is MGDSEVEERSAEQLVPADAARDDSPPAFSSGKELRRYDSLDLEAGSVSSSHPHHFSKGTNKDWGTVMRLAFQSVGIVYGDIGTSPLYVYASTFTGGIRHEDDILGVLSLIFYTITLITLVKYVFIVLRANDNGDGGTFALYSLICRYAKVGLLPSQQPEDGEVSNYKLDLPSNKRHQRASKIKAVLENSPFAKYFLLVATMLGTSMVIGDGVLTPCISVLSAVGGIKEATDAMTEDRIVLISVIILVCLFLVQRFGTDKVGYSFAPIITVWFLLIAIIGVFNFVKYDPWVVKAINPKYIIDYFKRNGKTAWISLGGVVLCITGVEALFADVGHFTVRSVQISMCSVAFPSLVLAYTGQASYLRKHMEDVSDTFYKSIPGGLYWPMFVVAILAAVIASQAMISGTFSIIQQSLSLGCFPRVKVVHTSAKHEGQVYIPEINYILMLACVAVTASFKTTEKIGNAYGIAVVFVMTLTSALLTLIMIMIWKTHIILIILYIIVIGSVELVYLSSVLYKFDQGGYLPLAFAAFLITTMLVWNYVYRKRYMYELSHKVPSEKVEEIVLNSGVRRIPGIAFFYSELVQGVPPIFEHYVANVPALHSVLVFVSIKSLPISRVPAEERFLFRRMGSHDCYVFRCVARYGYKDARSEQEPFDATLVQRLKEFMEESWKARILGNGSDEGAARVVDGGEKRETEEVLLGRELELVEREWRHGVVHLLGENEVVAAKGAGLWKRFVIDYAYGILKRNIRQQNEVFTIPRGQLLKVGMTIEL